From one Stieleria sp. JC731 genomic stretch:
- a CDS encoding ATP-dependent nuclease: MPTNTGIRLATVRIANFRSLKRVEVKLNATSVLIGENNAGKSSFVEAINAAIGVGSRSISADDVFLDSGESAAPRDRAIFIDLLFRPEVDEECDGAYFPQGSPWLELFGNCIFQDDDDSDFVAIRTQLRWDQIKADYFVERRFLKSWSSDVCGIEESEVADRVTQVLPHQIDAIGLYLLDANRDVALDLRTRGSVWQRLVAEPGLSDADIESIESKLNEINRMVVENSSVLSFVQSSLAQVAEVVNCESDKVEVTPVARRFRDLNRGMDVVMSTSGASQFPISRQGLGTRSLGTFFLFRAYMNWKLGNKTHDAVHPLVVIEEPESHLHPQAQRSAKSQIDAIPGQKIITTHSPYVCAQSSLESFVHFRKDGSETRAVQIQAKSIPGFTKDDVRRIDREVMHTRGELIFARQIVLFEGETEEQAIPQFAKLKWGKEPYELGVTFVGVGGDGSYLPFLRVCKSFGIPWVIFSDGEKEALKAVEAALKKAKEPKIIDNPNVFHLPNGNNFEQYITSLLPIDSLKEMIVDYVAESKQLNAQAKKAIKAKWSSKGTSDVLDELSKYKTSYAPRIPEVFQNAFAKQPEKQCPPIIKNMLDSCSIIGTLTGDKRETE; this comes from the coding sequence ATGCCGACTAATACCGGAATTCGATTGGCGACAGTGCGAATCGCCAACTTTAGATCACTGAAACGGGTTGAGGTAAAACTTAATGCAACTTCTGTGTTGATTGGTGAAAACAACGCTGGAAAGTCGAGTTTTGTAGAAGCAATTAACGCAGCAATTGGCGTTGGATCGAGAAGTATCTCAGCAGACGATGTGTTCCTGGACAGCGGTGAGTCGGCGGCACCTCGTGACCGAGCGATATTTATCGATCTTTTGTTCCGCCCAGAGGTCGACGAGGAATGCGATGGAGCATATTTCCCGCAGGGGAGTCCGTGGCTTGAACTGTTTGGCAACTGCATATTCCAAGATGACGATGACAGTGATTTCGTCGCGATAAGAACGCAACTTCGCTGGGACCAAATCAAAGCAGATTATTTCGTTGAGCGAAGATTCCTCAAATCATGGTCTTCTGACGTCTGTGGAATTGAAGAAAGTGAGGTGGCAGACCGAGTCACGCAGGTATTGCCCCATCAGATTGATGCAATTGGGCTCTATCTGCTTGATGCAAACAGGGATGTAGCACTGGACCTAAGAACCCGAGGTTCAGTTTGGCAACGGCTCGTTGCAGAACCGGGGCTATCCGATGCAGACATAGAAAGCATTGAGAGTAAGCTAAACGAGATCAACCGGATGGTTGTCGAGAACAGCAGCGTACTCTCTTTTGTCCAGAGTAGCCTTGCACAGGTCGCCGAAGTCGTGAACTGCGAGTCTGACAAAGTTGAAGTCACTCCCGTTGCAAGACGATTTCGCGATCTGAATAGAGGAATGGACGTAGTGATGTCAACCTCCGGCGCGTCACAATTCCCAATTTCTCGACAAGGCCTTGGCACTCGGAGTCTCGGTACCTTCTTCTTGTTTCGAGCGTACATGAACTGGAAATTAGGAAACAAGACACACGATGCAGTTCATCCACTGGTAGTAATCGAAGAACCTGAATCACATCTTCACCCACAGGCTCAAAGGTCTGCGAAGTCGCAGATTGACGCGATACCAGGACAGAAAATTATCACAACTCATTCGCCTTACGTATGTGCACAATCGTCGCTTGAGTCCTTTGTCCACTTCAGGAAAGACGGGAGTGAAACGCGAGCAGTCCAGATCCAAGCCAAGTCGATTCCTGGCTTCACCAAGGACGACGTCCGGCGTATCGACCGAGAGGTAATGCATACACGTGGCGAACTTATCTTCGCTCGCCAAATTGTTCTGTTCGAGGGAGAAACGGAAGAACAAGCAATTCCGCAGTTCGCAAAGCTGAAGTGGGGCAAAGAGCCGTACGAGCTTGGAGTGACTTTTGTAGGTGTCGGTGGCGATGGCAGTTACTTGCCGTTCCTGAGGGTTTGCAAGTCTTTCGGTATCCCCTGGGTTATCTTTTCGGATGGTGAAAAAGAGGCCTTGAAGGCTGTAGAAGCTGCTCTGAAGAAAGCCAAAGAACCCAAGATCATCGACAATCCTAACGTCTTCCATCTCCCAAACGGGAACAACTTCGAGCAATACATCACGTCACTGCTCCCCATCGATTCACTCAAAGAAATGATTGTTGACTACGTCGCGGAGAGCAAACAATTAAACGCACAAGCGAAAAAAGCAATCAAAGCGAAGTGGAGTTCGAAAGGAACGAGTGATGTGCTCGATGAACTTTCGAAGTACAAGACCAGCTACGCACCTCGCATACCGGAGGTTTTCCAAAACGCATTCGCGAAACAACCAGAGAAGCAGTGTCCCCCCATCATTAAGAACATGTTGGATTCATGCTCGATTATCGGCACCTTGACAGGTGACAAGCGAGAGACCGAATGA